TCGGGTGTCCCTGGACGAAGGCAATGGCCCGGTGGGTAGTGTCATCGTTAAGGACGGCCGAATCTTAGGAGAGGGACGCAATCTCGTTCAAACGAGTGGTGATCCATCTGCGCACGGTGAGATGGTGGCGATTCGCAACGTTGCAACCAGCCTGAAAACGACCGATCTATCCGGGACCACAATCTACACAACAATGGAACCCTGCCCGATGTGTTGTTGGGCGATCATAACCGCGAACATCCCCACGTTGGGACTCGGGGCGCGTCATACCGCATTCAAGCATAATGACTTGGGAAACTATTCGGTTGAGGCGCTAGCCACAATGACAGGTAGGCGGCTGCAGATCATCACTGGTGTGAGGGAAAGGGAATGCTAAGATCTACGCTATGCCGCTCTTGAGTTAATGGTGCGCAGATCATGGGAGAAAGGTCGCGATGGCGGCTGTGCGAGAAGTGAGGACCAGTCTCCAGCCATCGATTTGGGCATAGCAAACAAAACGCGCTTCGCTACCGTTTGGCTCCAGGCACACCGAGTGTTCGCTACCGTTTCCTGCAGGATCCGACGGTCACGACCGTAAGCGATGGTCATCAGTGCGTACATCACCATATCGCTAAGATCATCCCAAACGCATTAGCTCCCGGTTGATTTCGCAGCTCATCGCGAAGCACAAGTTGAGTTACATAACCGACTGGTCCTGGCACGTTGCTGCAGTCACTAGCAACCCTCTGGACCTCACCGCCCCTTTCGCATTAGAGTGCCCTTGATGAACCTCATTAGCGAACTCAAAGCGATTC
This window of the Deltaproteobacteria bacterium genome carries:
- a CDS encoding nucleoside deaminase: MSLSLHNYFMDRALMLARVSLDEGNGPVGSVIVKDGRILGEGRNLVQTSGDPSAHGEMVAIRNVATSLKTTDLSGTTIYTTMEPCPMCCWAIITANIPTLGLGARHTAFKHNDLGNYSVEALATMTGRRLQIITGVREREC